A region of Desulfovibrionales bacterium DNA encodes the following proteins:
- a CDS encoding ribosome maturation factor RimP: MIVSPEKVKRIIEEVTAIAEPLLDAEGMELVDIEYRKEQMGWVLRLFVDKEQGITLDDCTTISRELGNLLDVKDPVPHSYHLEISSPGLNRPLKKEKDLLRFRGKKIRIKTAHPIGDRKNFVGILSDYKDGTIYVRIDQELFAIPYKEVARANLEWEF, encoded by the coding sequence ATGATTGTATCGCCGGAGAAAGTAAAGAGGATTATAGAGGAGGTTACGGCCATAGCCGAACCCCTTCTCGATGCGGAAGGCATGGAATTAGTGGATATTGAGTATCGCAAGGAACAGATGGGATGGGTCTTGAGGCTGTTTGTAGACAAGGAGCAGGGGATTACCCTGGATGACTGTACTACCATAAGTCGTGAATTGGGAAATCTGCTGGACGTGAAAGATCCGGTGCCCCATTCTTATCATTTAGAGATTTCGTCTCCAGGCCTGAACAGGCCTCTTAAGAAAGAAAAAGATCTTCTTCGGTTCAGGGGTAAAAAAATTAGAATAAAAACCGCCCACCCGATCGGTGATCGCAAGAATTTTGTCGGTATCTTGTCGGATTATAAGGATGGCACTATTTATGTGCGCATAGACCAGGAGTTGTTTGCCATACCTTATAAAGAAGTAGCAAGGGCGAATTTAGAGTGGGAATTCTGA
- a CDS encoding ATP-binding protein has product MFEDVIVDQNPHWTGRFYEEGIKRDILDKLKSYIDLPHIVSIVGVRRGGKSTLLKQLINHLLKDKAINPKNILFLNLETPYFSQYKDKVINLERIYEDYLKLTSPQGQIYCFLDEIQYFNEWQVFVKAHYEQKNIKFVITGSNSRLLSSELITLLSGRTIPLEVYPFSFKEFLRANGSDISDNILLLRKRHKIKSLWDEYLQYGGFPEIAFVGEKGAAREILSTYARNILYQDIAPRFKIKKIGDLDTLFFYLISNISALYSYNTLSKLFDLSDKTIKEYLRYFSDAYLLFTVDTFSFSVKKQIKSPKKIYTIDTGMASSISFRFSEKVGQLLENMVFLELMRQGQDVFYYQTENRLEVDFICREGKKTTGLIQVTKEIGEGRVRNREVRALQRAMEETNIKNGLIVTYEDEGEIKEGASVIHIIPAYKFFADIRSWIK; this is encoded by the coding sequence ATGTTTGAAGACGTTATCGTTGATCAAAATCCGCACTGGACTGGTAGGTTCTATGAAGAAGGAATAAAAAGAGACATCCTGGATAAACTTAAAAGTTACATTGACTTACCCCATATCGTCTCCATTGTAGGCGTAAGACGGGGCGGTAAAAGCACACTTCTCAAGCAGCTCATAAATCACCTTTTAAAAGACAAGGCCATCAATCCTAAAAACATCCTTTTTTTAAATCTTGAGACCCCATATTTCAGCCAGTATAAAGACAAGGTAATAAACCTTGAACGGATATATGAGGATTACCTAAAGCTCACATCTCCACAAGGGCAGATTTATTGCTTCCTGGATGAGATTCAGTACTTCAATGAATGGCAGGTGTTTGTGAAGGCGCATTATGAACAGAAAAATATTAAATTCGTTATTACTGGTTCAAATTCAAGATTATTATCATCAGAATTGATAACCCTTCTGTCCGGCAGGACAATTCCCTTAGAGGTCTATCCATTTTCTTTCAAGGAATTTCTCCGGGCTAATGGATCGGATATCTCGGATAATATCCTGTTGCTGCGGAAGCGGCATAAGATAAAAAGTCTTTGGGACGAGTATTTACAATACGGGGGATTTCCTGAAATAGCCTTTGTGGGAGAAAAGGGAGCGGCCAGAGAAATCCTTTCCACATACGCGAGGAACATCCTCTATCAGGATATCGCGCCGAGGTTCAAGATAAAGAAGATAGGCGACCTTGATACACTCTTTTTTTATCTTATTTCCAATATATCTGCCCTGTATTCGTATAACACCCTTTCGAAACTTTTTGATCTCTCTGATAAGACCATTAAGGAATATCTCAGATACTTCTCTGATGCCTACCTGCTGTTTACTGTGGATACATTTTCTTTTTCTGTAAAGAAGCAGATTAAAAGCCCTAAAAAGATTTACACCATTGATACCGGAATGGCGTCTTCTATTTCCTTCAGATTTTCTGAGAAGGTGGGCCAGCTTCTTGAAAATATGGTTTTTCTGGAATTAATGAGGCAGGGGCAAGATGTTTTTTATTACCAGACAGAGAATCGGCTGGAGGTAGATTTTATCTGTCGGGAGGGGAAGAAAACGACAGGATTGATTCAGGTTACAAAGGAAATAGGCGAAGGCAGGGTAAGAAATCGTGAGGTGAGGGCGCTACAGAGGGCAATGGAAGAAACGAATATAAAGAATGGATTGATCGTTACCTACGAAGATGAGGGGGAGATAAAAGAGGGGGCCTCTGTTATTCACATAATTCCCGCATACAAGTTTTTTGCTGACATCCGTTCATGGATTAAATGA
- a CDS encoding NUDIX hydrolase, whose protein sequence is MPDQHKESKRETVKQISAGGVLFRESGGRIEIALIATRGGIVWGLPKGLVEEGENLARTAHREVEEETGLTGNIIKKIDSIHYWYSHKEEGRTTHYFKIVYFFLMKLTGGDTARHDHEVDEVRWFPIEEALKKATYPGEQDIIRKAGELLQ, encoded by the coding sequence ATGCCGGATCAACATAAAGAATCAAAAAGAGAGACCGTAAAACAGATTTCAGCCGGGGGAGTGCTCTTTCGTGAATCCGGCGGACGGATAGAGATAGCGCTTATCGCTACCAGGGGCGGCATAGTCTGGGGACTGCCCAAGGGGCTGGTGGAGGAAGGCGAAAACTTGGCCCGCACCGCCCACCGTGAGGTAGAGGAAGAGACCGGCCTTACCGGCAATATAATCAAAAAAATCGACTCCATTCATTATTGGTACTCCCACAAAGAAGAGGGCAGGACCACTCATTACTTTAAAATAGTCTATTTTTTTCTCATGAAGCTGACCGGTGGAGACACAGCCCGGCACGACCACGAAGTAGATGAGGTTCGCTGGTTTCCCATAGAAGAAGCGCTGAAGAAAGCTACCTATCCGGGAGAGCAGGATATTATTCGCAAGGCCGGAGAACTTCTTCAGTAA
- a CDS encoding histone deacetylase: protein MSLASIKTGVVADNRYMEHDPGSYHVESPERLRAIYELFAEPDFKDKFVKVEPRQAGHEELSWNHSKGHIKRIAATAGKAVSHLDPDTRTSETSYDVALLAVGGVFSLIDALFDKKIANGFALVRPPGHHAEADQAMGFCLFNNIALGAHYLINRYGIKRILIVDWDIHHGNGTQHSFYDRPDVLYFSTHQFPYYPGTGNFSEAGSGAGEGYTMNIPLPGGQDEGEYMAIFQNILRPVALEYKPDIVLVSAGFDIYYKDPLGTMQVTEKGFAGLTRILMDIAGTCCGGRLLLVLEGGYNVTGQKESVRAVLNELSGTDILGQDFAPPGEDRSSVIIKRAKEVHKKHWACLR, encoded by the coding sequence ATGTCCCTAGCTTCTATAAAGACAGGCGTGGTGGCTGACAATAGATACATGGAGCACGACCCCGGTTCCTATCACGTGGAAAGCCCGGAGCGCCTGCGGGCCATCTATGAACTCTTTGCAGAACCGGATTTTAAAGATAAATTTGTTAAGGTCGAACCACGACAGGCCGGCCACGAAGAACTTTCCTGGAACCACAGCAAAGGACATATCAAACGTATAGCCGCCACGGCCGGCAAGGCGGTTTCCCACCTGGACCCCGATACCCGTACTTCTGAGACATCATACGATGTGGCCCTTCTGGCCGTGGGAGGCGTCTTTTCCCTTATCGATGCCCTTTTTGATAAAAAGATCGCCAATGGTTTTGCCCTGGTGCGGCCTCCTGGCCATCATGCCGAGGCAGACCAGGCCATGGGTTTTTGCCTGTTTAACAATATAGCCCTGGGCGCGCATTATCTTATCAACCGCTATGGGATAAAGAGGATATTAATTGTAGATTGGGATATCCACCATGGTAATGGAACACAGCATTCCTTTTATGACCGCCCGGACGTGCTCTATTTTTCCACCCATCAATTTCCTTACTATCCGGGCACGGGAAATTTCTCTGAGGCCGGTTCAGGCGCGGGTGAGGGTTATACGATGAACATACCCCTTCCGGGCGGTCAGGATGAAGGCGAGTATATGGCTATCTTTCAGAATATCCTGCGGCCGGTGGCCCTGGAATATAAGCCGGATATAGTGCTGGTCTCGGCCGGATTTGATATTTACTACAAGGACCCCCTCGGGACCATGCAGGTTACAGAAAAAGGTTTTGCCGGACTTACCCGGATACTCATGGACATTGCCGGGACCTGCTGCGGGGGACGTCTTCTCCTGGTCCTGGAAGGCGGATATAACGTGACGGGGCAGAAGGAGTCAGTTCGGGCCGTGTTAAATGAACTTTCCGGGACAGACATCCTGGGCCAGGATTTTGCGCCTCCGGGCGAAGACCGGTCCTCTGTGATTATCAAGCGGGCCAAGGAGGTGCATAAGAAACACTGGGCTTGCCTCAGATAA
- a CDS encoding methyl-accepting chemotaxis protein — protein MQHRKYYKLEMEVIIMFKNMKLGTKLYLGFGVVLFLMLASGLYSVTQMRSVTNEYNNVIHQDLETALEAFGMRSWTAEEIKVTKDAIVRRENPKDLEKAIGEFEEARAKVSEYRQKLQNAEKEGVLNENQKKELNKFDQEQKELVDSWEKAKGILLGGGTAADADALMRGKGRAALEAVADMVRDTREGALKAAGEADADASRSNTVMLITIGTILLLGIGAAVFITSTTNRHLRGIIDGLGEASDQVSAASAQVASASQQLAEGASEQAAGLEETSSSMEEMSSMTKQNADNANQANGLMGEAAKVIEQADDSMTELTASMQEISQASEETSKIVKTIDEIAFQTNLLALNAAVEAARAGEAGAGFAVVAEEVRNLAMRAADAAKNTANLIEGTVKKIGAGSELVNKTNEAFKAVAEKSGKVKDLVGEIAAASREQAQGVGQVSTAVAEMDKVVQANSASAEENASASEELNAQAENMKDFVSQLVALVGGAAVNDASSVKNRLAGISQRFGKNRGEVRQLTREGPKKPLPKIKAGPGRVKPEEVIPLEAHDEHKSDFRDF, from the coding sequence ATGCAGCATAGAAAATACTACAAACTTGAGATGGAGGTAATAATTATGTTTAAGAACATGAAATTGGGGACCAAGCTTTATCTGGGGTTTGGGGTCGTCCTATTTTTGATGCTGGCCTCCGGCCTTTACTCAGTGACCCAGATGCGTTCCGTAACCAATGAGTATAACAACGTTATTCACCAGGACCTGGAGACAGCCTTAGAGGCCTTTGGCATGCGGTCCTGGACCGCAGAAGAGATCAAGGTCACAAAGGACGCCATTGTTCGGCGCGAAAACCCCAAAGACCTGGAAAAGGCTATCGGAGAGTTTGAAGAAGCCCGGGCCAAGGTAAGCGAGTACAGGCAAAAATTGCAGAATGCCGAAAAAGAGGGAGTGTTGAATGAGAACCAAAAAAAAGAGCTTAATAAATTTGATCAAGAACAAAAAGAACTAGTTGATTCATGGGAAAAGGCCAAAGGCATTCTTTTAGGTGGAGGAACCGCGGCCGATGCGGATGCCTTGATGCGTGGTAAGGGAAGGGCAGCTTTGGAAGCAGTAGCAGATATGGTCAGAGATACAAGAGAAGGAGCCCTTAAAGCAGCCGGTGAGGCTGACGCCGACGCTTCCAGAAGTAATACAGTTATGCTGATTACCATCGGAACCATTCTCCTGTTAGGTATAGGCGCGGCTGTCTTTATCACTTCGACCACAAATCGCCATTTGCGGGGCATAATCGACGGTCTCGGTGAGGCATCTGACCAGGTGAGCGCCGCCTCTGCGCAGGTAGCATCGGCCAGCCAGCAGTTGGCCGAGGGAGCGTCTGAGCAGGCGGCTGGCCTTGAAGAGACCTCTTCCTCCATGGAGGAGATGTCCTCCATGACCAAACAGAATGCGGACAACGCCAATCAGGCAAACGGCCTGATGGGAGAGGCCGCAAAGGTTATCGAGCAGGCCGATGATTCCATGACTGAATTGACCGCCTCCATGCAAGAGATCTCCCAAGCCAGTGAGGAGACATCCAAGATCGTCAAGACGATCGATGAGATTGCCTTCCAGACCAACCTGCTGGCGTTAAACGCGGCCGTAGAGGCGGCGCGTGCGGGTGAGGCCGGAGCCGGTTTCGCCGTGGTGGCCGAAGAGGTTCGGAATCTGGCCATGCGTGCGGCGGATGCAGCCAAAAACACCGCTAACTTGATCGAAGGCACGGTAAAAAAGATAGGCGCCGGTTCAGAGCTGGTGAATAAGACCAACGAGGCGTTTAAGGCGGTAGCCGAGAAGAGCGGGAAGGTGAAAGATCTGGTCGGTGAGATTGCGGCCGCCTCCCGGGAGCAGGCCCAGGGTGTTGGACAGGTCAGTACGGCTGTGGCCGAGATGGACAAGGTAGTACAGGCCAATTCCGCCTCGGCTGAGGAAAATGCCTCGGCCAGTGAAGAGCTTAATGCTCAGGCCGAGAACATGAAGGACTTTGTCAGTCAACTGGTGGCCTTAGTAGGCGGAGCCGCAGTAAATGACGCATCATCTGTCAAAAATAGGCTGGCCGGGATCAGTCAGCGTTTTGGAAAAAACAGGGGCGAAGTCAGGCAGCTTACCCGTGAGGGACCTAAGAAGCCTCTCCCTAAAATCAAGGCGGGGCCCGGCAGAGTCAAACCGGAAGAGGTCATTCCCCTAGAAGCGCATGACGAACATAAAAGTGACTTCCGGGATTTCTGA
- a CDS encoding chemotaxis protein CheW produces MSEQVQIIDQAVRSMSDKEGKYLTFFLAGEYGISILKVREIIGMMPITTVPETPEFVQGVINLRGKVIPVVDLRLRFRMPRIDYTDRTCIIVVEVTQALRHVQMGIVVDSVSEVLNIKGEDIDDTLVLSGNLDTDFILGMAKMEGGVKILLDIDKVLGGKEFGDFLNNAA; encoded by the coding sequence ATGAGTGAACAGGTTCAAATAATAGATCAGGCTGTAAGGTCTATGTCTGACAAGGAGGGAAAATATCTGACCTTTTTTCTGGCCGGGGAATACGGGATCAGCATTCTGAAGGTCAGGGAGATCATCGGGATGATGCCGATCACCACTGTGCCCGAGACCCCGGAATTTGTCCAGGGGGTAATAAATCTGCGGGGCAAGGTGATTCCGGTGGTTGACCTCAGGCTCCGATTCAGGATGCCCCGGATCGACTACACGGATCGAACCTGCATCATTGTGGTAGAGGTAACCCAGGCCTTGCGCCACGTACAGATGGGGATTGTGGTGGATTCGGTATCGGAGGTTTTAAACATCAAAGGTGAGGATATTGATGACACGCTGGTCTTAAGTGGCAACCTGGATACAGATTTCATCCTTGGTATGGCCAAGATGGAAGGCGGTGTAAAGATACTGCTGGATATCGATAAGGTGCTGGGTGGAAAAGAATTTGGCGATTTTTTAAACAATGCAGCATAG